The genomic interval CTCGATCCGCACACGCCGCATGAGCGACTGGACGTCGGCGCGGTTGACGAAGTCGTCGGTCAGTTCACCGAGCCCTACGCGCCCCGCTGTCAGCGTGGCGGCCATCGCAAACTCCATGCTGAACTTGGCCTCAAGTCCGGTCTTTGGCCGATGATTGCGCAGGATCGTCGCGTAGCGATCGCTGATGACAGCGGTAATGCTTTCGACATCCTGCGCTGTGCATCCGCTCTCTCTGACGAGCGCGAGAAGACCGTCGATGCACCGATGCGTGCAGTAGCAAAGCGGATACTGCTTGATGTTCAGGCCTTCGCGCACGATGTGCCAGCGCGTGCCCGTATCAGGCGCCGCCTCGCGGTCCGTGTTGCCGTGCTGAGAGACTGCGCACAACAGGCCCTGCGGATGCTCGAGCGCGTCGGTTGATGCAGTGAACCCCGCCTCGGCAAGCCGGGCCGCGACGACGCCTGCATGAGCCGAGCGCCCCGCGTGAAACGGTTTGGTCATGGTGCCGAAATTGGCAAGAAGCCCGGCGCTTTGCGACGCGCCGAGCGCGAGCGCGACGCTCGTGCTTTCGGCGCTCAGCCGTCGCAACGAGGAACACGCCGCTGCCGCCGCTACTGCGCCCCAGATGCCGGTAGGATGCCAGCCCTTCGAATGCACCGAGTCTTTTTCGCGAAGCGCCAGTTCGGCCCATGTCTCGTAGCCGGCCACATACGCTGTCAGCATGCTGGCGCCGCTCGCGTCCAGGTGTTCGGCCTCGGCGAGGATAGCGGGCACGAGCACTGTGCTGGGGTGGCCACGCACCGCCATATCGTCGAAATCTAGCGCATGCGCGGCGGTCCCGTTGATCCATGCCGCCTCAGGTGCGCTCACCTGCGACTGCGTAAAACCCAGCGTCGCCGCGCCCCGTCCGGGTGCCAGTACGCGCTGCAGGATACGCGGCGCGTCGGATTCGCGACCGGCGATCATGACGCCAATGCAGTCGACAAAGCCCGCCCGCGCGGTCTGCGTGGCCTTTTCCGGTATCGCCGCGAAGTCAAGGGCGGCCACGAATGCGCCGATTTTCTTCGTAAGTGACTGGGTCATGGCTCAGGCCGCCCGTAGACGATCGCGCAACACTTTCAGGCTGCCGCCAGTCTTTACAGTTCCCGGCAATGGGTGCCCGACGATATCTTCCGCAAGCCGTCCGACTTCAAGCAGTTTGTCCAGATCGATGCCCGTCTCAATGCCCATTTCATTCAGCATAAAGACCAGATCTTCGGTACACACATTGCCTGCCCCGCCGGCATGCGCCGCGAAAGGACAACCGCCCAGGCCTGCGACAGTGCTGTCGAAAGAGTCCACGCCCATCTGCAGTCCAGCGAAAGCGTTGGCGATGCCCATACCGCGTGTATCGTGCAGATGCAGCGAAAGCCGCAGATCAGGGAATCGCTCGCGGACCGCTCCGACCACCCTGTAGATGCTCTGTGGCGTCGCCCAGGCCATCGTGTCGGCAAGCGATACCACCTTGATTTCGACGCCAGTCTGCTTACCGAGATCAATGATCTGGGCCACCATCTCGACGATAGTTCCAACCGGAATGTCGCCCTGGAAGTTGCACCCGAATGCCGCCATGATGCTGCCGCGTTCAACCGGAATGTTGTGCTGCTTGAAGACAGTGATCATGTGGCGCTGCTCGTCGAGATTTTCCGTGAGCGTGCGTTGCTGATTGCGCTGCAGAAATTTCTCCGACGCAGTTAGCGATATCAACCCCTTCATGAACAGCTTTTCGGTCGCGATCGCTCGCATCAAGCCCTTTTCGTTAAGCCACAGCCCTGTGTAGCGGATGCCCGGCTTTGCATGAAAGCGCTTGACCACTTCCTCGGCGTCGGCCCAGCCCGGCACGCGGGCAGGATTCACGAAGGACACCGTCTGGATCTCGCTAAGTCCTGTCTCTGACAAGGCGTCGATCAATTCGACCTTCCGATCGGTGGGGATCGTGCCCTTCTCGATCTGGAAACCTTCGCGAGGGCCTTCCTCGTTGATCTGAACTCTTTTAGGCAAATCGGGCATTGTCTTTCCTTTATCCGTGAATGCGGCCATCCGGGCTGGCCCGGTCAAAGCTTAGTAGAACCACCTATCGTCGCTGACGCGGCTGGAGATTGCGGCGTGGTTTGTTTGAACCGGCCCATCCCGGCCTACGATTCTTACTATTCGCTGTGCGAATCGTCATTTCGCACTTTCAGAATAGCAGCCTGTTTGCAAAGAGGTCAAGGGATCGCGGGAAAGCACCAGGTAGCGCGCCATTTTCGTCAGCACGAACAGGGTTTGCACTATGGTGAAATCGTTTGACGACGACAGATGAAGCTCGTAGCATCTCCACTAAAGAATTGATAATTCGCACCGCGAATATTGCCAGCTTCCGGCGCCGAGCCAAGCAACCGTCGGATTTCGCTTAGCCACGAGCGGGAAACGACGCAAACTCAATGTTTCCCTGTTCATTGCGCGACCTCGCGCCGGATGTACTGATCGAAGACAAGATTGAAGTGGCTTGCGAGCACGACGTGCTGCGCCCGGCGAGAAAGACCGGACCGCTGACGAGGGAGCTCTATTGGCAGATCGGCGAGTGTGGCTGGCTCGGCAGCGCCTATCCGAAGGAGTATGGCGGCCAGCTCTCGAAGTTCATTGCGGAGGAGGAATTCATACGCGCCGGCGTCAGCATCGATTTGGGGGTTAGCGGCGCCCCGCCATTCTTGCGGCGGGGACAGACGAGCAGAGGCAATGCTTCGTCCCCAGACTGGTCAACCGCGACGTCTGGTTATGCCCGGATTTTCTGAGCCTCATGCGGGGACGGGTGTCACCAGCCTGCATGGCCGGGCCATACCGACCGCGGAGGGCTACGTCATCAACGGGCAAGATTTACGCCAAACGCGCATTGGCCCACGCACATCTATTTGAGGGCGCGACCTGACCCGCCGTGCCGAAGCACGAGGGCATCGCCATCTGCCTGATCTGAGCAGAGACATCGGTTAGCGGGCGGGGTCAGGCGAGCTTGCGATTTCAAGCCGCATCGGTGGCCGGTTTTCGGTCTTCATTTTCCGCCTGCAGCGGCGAACGCACCCGTTTCTTCGATCACGGCTGCGACGCATCGCGCCAGACACGCCGAGGATCAGGCGAGCAGCGGCATCTGCCCGGTCGCCCTGGTGGCGATGCCACCCCGTAAGAAGGGTGGTGCCGCAATGCGTTCATGGATCGGTTCACATAGGGATGGGCTGCCGAAGACGTCGATGCTGTCGATGGCTGGCTCGCTTTTGGGGGCGATCGCCATGTTGGGGGACGCGGCCCCAGCACTGTCAAATGCAAGGGACTTGCCTGGTGCTCTCTTTGGTTGCTATCAGGGCCAGGTGGCCAACGGTAGGCATAGGCCGGCCGCGGCCGATTCGCGCCCCGACGCCGGACGGGAGGCTCCCCGTCCCATCCCAAAACTGTTACCGAAAGGCCATCCGTCAGCAGGGCTCACGCTAGACGGAGGCCGCGCGCTCGCCCCTCCCTAGTTGAGGTATTCCGTGCCCAAGGCCTCGACGAAGGCGACCTGCGACTGTGTCGTTTCCTTCCGCAGCCTCAGCAGCGGCGCGTACTCTTTGCTTTCATAGAACCGCCGCGCCGCATCCATGGAGGCAAACTCGAGCATGATCATACG from Burkholderia sp. WP9 carries:
- a CDS encoding MmgE/PrpD family protein, producing the protein MTQSLTKKIGAFVAALDFAAIPEKATQTARAGFVDCIGVMIAGRESDAPRILQRVLAPGRGAATLGFTQSQVSAPEAAWINGTAAHALDFDDMAVRGHPSTVLVPAILAEAEHLDASGASMLTAYVAGYETWAELALREKDSVHSKGWHPTGIWGAVAAAAACSSLRRLSAESTSVALALGASQSAGLLANFGTMTKPFHAGRSAHAGVVAARLAEAGFTASTDALEHPQGLLCAVSQHGNTDREAAPDTGTRWHIVREGLNIKQYPLCYCTHRCIDGLLALVRESGCTAQDVESITAVISDRYATILRNHRPKTGLEAKFSMEFAMAATLTAGRVGLGELTDDFVNRADVQSLMRRVRIETGSEYDSSNPDGAPYDQVRVQLKNGRVLEGSQVRRARGHADLPFSNDDLYEKFELCLDSVGAKTDAALLFDRLMSLETISARQLTSVRS
- a CDS encoding hydroxymethylglutaryl-CoA lyase, translating into MPDLPKRVQINEEGPREGFQIEKGTIPTDRKVELIDALSETGLSEIQTVSFVNPARVPGWADAEEVVKRFHAKPGIRYTGLWLNEKGLMRAIATEKLFMKGLISLTASEKFLQRNQQRTLTENLDEQRHMITVFKQHNIPVERGSIMAAFGCNFQGDIPVGTIVEMVAQIIDLGKQTGVEIKVVSLADTMAWATPQSIYRVVGAVRERFPDLRLSLHLHDTRGMGIANAFAGLQMGVDSFDSTVAGLGGCPFAAHAGGAGNVCTEDLVFMLNEMGIETGIDLDKLLEVGRLAEDIVGHPLPGTVKTGGSLKVLRDRLRAA
- a CDS encoding acyl-CoA dehydrogenase family protein translates to MFPCSLRDLAPDVLIEDKIEVACEHDVLRPARKTGPLTRELYWQIGECGWLGSAYPKEYGGQLSKFIAEEEFIRAGVSIDLGVSGAPPFLRRGQTSRGNASSPDWSTATSGYARIF